The Anaerolineales bacterium region CCAGCAGCCGGGCGGCATGGCCGCCATTCTTGGGCTTGATATTCCTGCGGTGGATGGCGTGTGCGCCGAAGCCAGCACGGCGGACGAAGTGGTGCAGGTGGCCAACGACAACTGCCCGGGCCAGGTGGTGATCAGCGGGCATGCGGGCGCAGTGGCCCGCGCCATGGAGGCGGCCAAGGCCGCAGGCGCCAAGCGCGCCCTGCCGCTGCCGGTCAGCATCGCAGCCCACTCGGCGCTGATGGCCAGCGCGCAAGCTGGCTTCAACGAAGCGGTGGCGGCGGCCAATATTGTGGATCCATTAACCCCGCTGATCGGCAACGTGAGCGCGGCGCCGCTGGCGGATGCAGCCGCCCTGCGCGCCGATTTGCAGGCCCAGCTGACCAGCCGCGTGCGCTGGACGGAGACCATTCAGGCGCTGCGCGCCGCGGGCATCACCACGTTCATCGAGTTGGGGACGGGCAGCGTGCTGGCCGGACTGCTCAAGCGCATCGACGCCGAGGCAGCCGGCATGGCGTTAGGGAACCCGGAAGATTTAGAGAAGCTGGCGGGGTGAGCTGGGCGCGTTGCGGTGCGCCCTACCCTTTCAAGTTTGCACTACTCACTAAAATATTGCTGATACGAGCTCTGGTTTACAAACACCAGCCCATAGTCGTCACGATATACGAGCGAATAGCCCACAAGCTCGCCTTCATTTGCATCGGCATAGAAAAGACGGCTGATCGCCAGTTGCTCAGGATCAAGGCCAACAGCATCCTGATTCAAATAATCCCAAATGCGTGACTGGCTAAGAAACAGCAGCTGGAAAGCGTGTTCACGGATGAAGCCATAATCCAAAGTTTCGAAGCGCGCGCTACGGGTCCAGCCGGCGCTCTCCGGGATGTACAGATTGACATCGGCGTAGACGTTGTAGGTTGCCGGCGGCAGCGGCGCCAGCGCCTCTTGCGCATCGGTGTAGAAGTTTAGAGAGGGATGATTACTTTGGCGCGCCAGCTGGGTCTGGTAGATCGCCAAAGCGTGCGGGAGCATGCCGGCAAAGCTGTAGACCCACACTGCCAGCAGGACTCCACTGAGCAGCGCACGGGTGCGCTTGGTGCGCCACAGTCCCGCCGCATCCTTCCACGAAGCAGGCAATATAGCCACAAGACACGAGAGCAGCGGCAAGGCAGCCGGCAGCCAGTACTGAAATTTGACGATGGAAAAGCCTGCGAACATATACACCGCAAACGGCGCCGCCCAAGCGAGAATGAGCCGGTGCAACAGCTTGTGAGGGCCGCGCCAGGCGGCAATCACTGCCGACACGCTGGCCGCGGCCAGCAGCAGCCAGCCGCCAAAGTTGTCGCGCAGCATGCGGGTCACTTCCGGTAGGCCTTTGGCGTATTCCAGCTCAAAGCCGCCGGCCATGAGGCCCGCTTGCGAGCTGAGCGTGTTGAAGTAGGTGCTGCGCGCCCCGGCATATAGCAGGATCGGGTTGCTGGCGAAGAAGGCGGCCAGCATGACCGCCAGGAAGCCGCCCGCGGCCAGCAGTACACGGCGCGAGCTATGTCCGGCGCTGTACGCGTGCCACAAGTAGACCAGCACGGCCAAAACAAAATACACGCCGATGAGCTTGGTCTGCGCACTCAAGCCGCAGGCCACCGCGGCGAAGTAGAAGTTGCGCCCGAGCCGCAGTTCATCCCGCACGAGAAAGAACAGGGTCAGCATAGCGAACAGGATCGCCAGGCTGTCTGGATGCCACCAGAAGTTGTTGTACATCACGCCCGGCAACAAGGCCAGGAAGATGAACAACACTACCGCGCGGTAATCCCTGAAGCGGGTGTGCAGATAGACCAGCAGCCAGATGGCCGCCAGCATAGGCAGCACGCTGACAAAGTTGCGAAGCACGGCCATCACCAGCGGCATGCTGCCCAACTCGCCCAGCCACTTGAGCGGAAGCAACAGCAAGGCAGAATACGCAAAGTGCGGGAAGCCGTAGAAGTAATACTCGTAGGCGAAGAAGTTGGCGACGGTGTGCTTCAGCGTGTCGCGCGGCTGGAGCATGTCTTGCAGATACGGGAAAGGAATGGCCTCGTCGGCTTCGAAGGCCAGCACCATGCCGAGATCTTCAGAGGCGGCTGCGTTGGGCAGCCACAAGGCGGCGAACAGCGCGGCGCACAGCAGCGCCACGATGGCGACGAAGTTGAGTTGCTTGGGCTGCGGCATGCGCAGGAATGGTATCACCTTGACTATGCCAGAGCGCATGTGATAAACTCCTGCCGTTAATGGTCCCGTGGTGTAGCCTGGTTCAACACGCTGCCCTGTCAAGGCAGAGACCGCGGGTTCAAATCCCGTCGGGACCGCCAGCAAAGCCGCTCTTTGAGCGGCTTTTTGTTTGCCCGTGTGCGCAATCGGCTTGTGTTTATAATCAGCCGCATGCCCATCCCCTCCCCACTCTACAGCCGCACCGCTGCCCTGTGCACCACCCAAGAGTGGCGAGATTGGTCCGGCTACTTCTCCGCCATCACCTACGGCCCCAGCCACGAAGTGGAGTACTACGCTGTGCGCAACGCCGCCGGGCTGATGGATGCATCCCCTCTATATAAATACGAGATCAGCGGGCCGGACGCGGAACGCCTGCTTGACCGCATGGTGACCCGCAACGTAGCCAAGAGCCGCGTTGGCCAGGTGCTGTACACGCCCTGGTGCGACGAAGACGGCAAAGTGATCGATGACGGCACGCTGGCCCGGCTCGGCCCGCAGCACTTCCGCCTCACGGCGGCTGACCCCAGCCTGCGCTGGCTGCAGGATGTCGGCTATGGGCTGGATGTGGAACTGCGCGATGTATCCCGCGAGCTGGCGGCGTTGGCCCTGCAAGGGCCAAACAGCTACGCCATCCTGAGCACGCTCTTTCCCAAAGCAGCCCTCGGCAAGCTGGCGTACTATCGCCTGCTGCAATCGGAGTACAAGGGTACGCCTCTCACCATCACGCGCACCGGCTACACCGGCGACCTGGGCTACGAGCTATGGGTCGCGCCCGAACATGCCGCGGCGCTGTGGGACAGCCTGATGGAGATCGGCCAGGGCTACGGCATCATGCCGTTGGGCCTGGCCGCGCTCGATATTCTGCGTGTGGAG contains the following coding sequences:
- the fabD gene encoding ACP S-malonyltransferase; its protein translation is MNLDPKTTAFIFPGQGSQKVGMGKELAGAYPEARQVFEEADATLGIGLSTLAWGGPEAELNDTVNTQPALLVHSVAALRVFQTLQPDFTPAYVAGHSLGELCAAVAAGAMDYPSALRLVRRRGELMKEAGAQQPGGMAAILGLDIPAVDGVCAEASTADEVVQVANDNCPGQVVISGHAGAVARAMEAAKAAGAKRALPLPVSIAAHSALMASAQAGFNEAVAAANIVDPLTPLIGNVSAAPLADAAALRADLQAQLTSRVRWTETIQALRAAGITTFIELGTGSVLAGLLKRIDAEAAGMALGNPEDLEKLAG
- a CDS encoding aminomethyltransferase family protein yields the protein MPIPSPLYSRTAALCTTQEWRDWSGYFSAITYGPSHEVEYYAVRNAAGLMDASPLYKYEISGPDAERLLDRMVTRNVAKSRVGQVLYTPWCDEDGKVIDDGTLARLGPQHFRLTAADPSLRWLQDVGYGLDVELRDVSRELAALALQGPNSYAILSTLFPKAALGKLAYYRLLQSEYKGTPLTITRTGYTGDLGYELWVAPEHAAALWDSLMEIGQGYGIMPLGLAALDILRVEAGLLLIEVDYSSTLHARIPEQQSSPYEIGLGWAVDLDKPDFIGKQALQAEQAAGTPRSLVGLEVDWHDLERLFGEAHLPPQVAGRASRTAVPVYADGEHVGQATSMVFSPILKKYIALATVTSEHAALGSQLEFEITVEYVRQRASAMVARMPFYNPPQKRALPNG